The Euphorbia lathyris chromosome 3, ddEupLath1.1, whole genome shotgun sequence genome contains a region encoding:
- the LOC136223176 gene encoding protein STRICTOSIDINE SYNTHASE-LIKE 3 → MNPTRFLALLFLLLALYCGIDPFKHSAISEFPDFKSHYVDLPDWSLLPTEKDDANLLQRSEINFVDQIQGPESIAFDPLGRGPYTGIADGRIVFWDGLKWTDFAYTSPNRSEICNPKPSPSSYLKNEHICGRPLGLRFDKKNGDLYIADAYLGLMKVGPEGGMATSLTTEAEGIPLGFTNDLDIDEQGNIYFTDSSTQYQRRNFMQLVFSSEDSGRVLKYNLTTKETTVLVRNLQFPNGLSLSKDGTFFVFCEGAMGRLRKYWLKGDKVGSLEVLAILPGFPDNVRTNEEGNFWVALHCRRTNYAYFFALYPKLRTLMLKLPIPTMVHYMLQIGGRLHAVAIKYSPEGKVVQILEDSEGKVVKAISEVEEKDGKLWMGSVLMPFVAVYNLAA, encoded by the exons ATGAATCCTACTCGATTTCTCGCACTACTCTTCCTCCTTTTAGCATTGTATTGCGGCATCGATCCATTCAAGCACAGTGCTATCTCAGAATTCCCCGACTTCAAGTCGCACTACGTTGACTTGCCTGATTGGTCACTGCTTCCTACCGAGAAAGACGATGCTAATTTACTTCAGAGGTCGGAAATTAACTTCGTAGATCAAATCCAAGGCCCGGAAAGCATTGCGTTTGATCCTCTTGGACGTGGCCCTTATACTGGTATTGCTGATGGGAGAATTGTCTTCTGGGATGGACTTAAATGGACTGATTTTGCTTATACTTCACCAAATAG ATCAGAAATATGTAATCCCAAACCATCGCCATCGAGTTATTTGAAGAATGAGCATATCTGTGGCAGGCCTTTGGGGCTCCGATTTGATAAGAAAAATGGGGATTTGTACATAGCAGATGCATATCTCGGGCTGATGAAAGTAGGGCCAGAAGGTGGTATGGCAACATCTCTAACAACTGAGGCAGAAGGGATACCGCTGGGATTTACCAATGATCTAGACATTGATGAACAAGGGAATATTTACTTTACTGACAGCAGCACTCAATACCAGAGGAG GAACTTCATGCAATTGGTTTTTTCATCAGAGGACAGTGGGAGGGTTCTAAAATACAATCTAACAACAAAGGAAACCACTGTCCTTGTGAGAAATCTTCAATTTCCAAATGGCCTGTCCTTAAGCAAGGATGGCACCTTCTTTGTGTTCTGTGAAGGAGCCATGGGTAG ACTGCGCAAGTATTGGTTGAAAGGCGATAAAGTAGGGAGTTTGGAAGTATTGGCTATATTACCGGGATTTCCGGACAATGTGAGGACTAATGAAGAGGGTAACTTTTGGGTAGCACTTCACTGTCGCAGGACAAATTATGCTTACTTTTTTGCATTATACCCAAAACTGAGGACATTGATGCTAAAGCTTCCAATTCCAACAATGGTTCATTACATGCTTCAGATTGGGGGGCGGCTTCACGCAGTGGCTATAAAGTACAGCCCAGAAGGCAAAGTTGTACAGATATTGGAAGACAGTGAGGGCAAGGTTGTTAAAGCAATCAGTGAGGTGGAAGAGAAAGATGGAAAGCTATGGATGGGTAGCGTTCTGATGCCTTTTGTTGCAGTTTACAACTTGGCTGCTTGA